In Astatotilapia calliptera chromosome 23, fAstCal1.2, whole genome shotgun sequence, a genomic segment contains:
- the eps15 gene encoding epidermal growth factor receptor substrate 15 isoform X6 → MASSLSLTQLSSGNPIYDKYYRQVDLTGSGRVAAADAALFLKRSGLADLVLGKIWDLADSERKGALNKQQFFIALRLVACAQNGLEVALKSLNVAVPPPKFHDSSSPLLAGGGAADLPWVVKPEEKMKFDSIFDSLGPVGGMLSGEKVKPVLLNSKLPVDILGRVWELSDIDRDGMLDRDEFSVAMYLVYRALEGEPVPMSLPPPLVPPSKRKKPSVPPVMPLLPSPPSVKDSRSSHAGSKTMPHPPKPTPAPAPVPAPAAAPWVVSPAEKAKFDELFNKTDADMDGLVSGPEVRDIFLKTGLPSATLARVWELCDIGDIGKLTREQFALALYLINLKLTKGLDPPQNLSPEMIPPSDRQNIKQNNAANLAADFSAIKELDSLSNEIVELQREKSSVEEEIKEKEEAIRQRSTEVQDLQDEVAKETEVLQQLQTQRQKVQDALDELDQQKASLEEQLTHIRQQTNQETQLISSLQSEHEEQEQRICQYEEELVQAREELLALQEESRKLQEKVQAAQEQLTPLQESVRDSFTQVAQVQQKLNDLQVEERSVTAQLSWKRALEDSSPVMVNGSAGPAAELHHGDLFQRDLFQEDLKELRVEEHSDSEERGGVNEKEKEEEKDEESPKAGEDEKQKHDALDDLYTDMYSLSSLAKPWESNVRERSSPAPGVFSEVTEDAKESPKETPPKVASPEPESKQEPAEPTETTSSPSPPQPGPRSLPPQGSPPSLPEMDFFHSDPFTDHDPFKEDPFGKADVGGAAQNPFGGDPFKGSDPFAADTFFTQTSSTPFSSEDPFSASADPFGTTSGVPEPDLFAAKVNDTAAVPAGPDPFASKSTNPAAASNDPFSSKGNNTADSDPFGGKMTSTKEADPFGSQDGDKDPFSSSPPSSDLAVKDTAASNDPFAPGGTAVSASSDADPFAAVFGNESFGGGFADFSALAKSNGAEQFGVDSRNLFQEESQPASSDVPPALPPKTGTPTRPPPPPPGKKSSINRTESSDSFHRRGNFMLQTSGDFSSSSSSSSLPAKDPLADPFAPSSPPRRNAREADGFASFDKYPTEEDMIEWAKRESEREEKERLARLTQQEQEDLELAIALSKSELS, encoded by the exons ATGGCTTCCAGTCTGTCTCTTACTCAG CTCTCCAGTGGAAACCCCATCTATGACAAATACTATCGTCAG gttgATCTGACTGGCAGCGGGCGAGTGGCAGCAGCTGATGCAGCTCTGTTCCTAAAGAGGTCAGGTCTGGCTGACCTGGTCCTTGGGAAG ATCTGGGATTTGGCAGACTCTGAACGAAAGGGAGCACTCAACAAGCAG CAATTCTTCATAGCCCTGCGGCTGGTGGCTTGTGCTCAGAATGGCCTGGAGGTGGCGCTCAAGAGTCTTAATGTGGCTGTTCCTCCCCCGAAATTT CATGACAGCAGCAGCCCACTGTTAGCAGGAGGAGGGGCTGCTGACCTTCCCTGGGTTGTCAAG cCTGAGGAGAAGATGAAGTTCGATTCCATCTTTGACAGTCTTGGCCCAGTAGGAGGGATGCTGTCGGGAGAGAAGGTCAAGCCCGTCCTGCTTAACTCCAAATTGCCGGTGGACATCCTGGGCAGG GTGTGGGAGCTCAGTGACATAGACAGAGACGGCATGTTGGACAGAGATGAGTTTTCTGTG GCTATGTATCTGGTGTACAGAGCTCTAGAGGGGGAGCCTGTTCCCATGTCCCTACCGCCTCCCCTGGTGCCACCCTCCAAGAGGAAAAAACCTTCGGTGCCTCCCGTGATGCCCCTGTTACCCTCGCCCCCCTCTGTCAAAGACAGTCGCTCCTCCCACGCTGGCTCTAAGACTATGCCCCACCCTCCTAAACCCACCCCAGCTCCTGCCCCTGTCCCAGCACCAGCAGCTGCCCCT TGGGTAGTATCGCCAGCAGAGAAGGCGAAATTCGACGAGCTGTTCAACAAGACGGACGCCGACATGGATGGCTTGGTGTCTGGCCCTGAAGTCAGAGATATATTCCTCAAGACCGGGCTGCCCTCCGCTACACTCGCACGGGTTTG GGAGCTCTGTGACATTGGAGACATAGGGAAACTGACGCGAGAGCAGTTCGCATTGGCGCTTTATCTAATTAATCTGAAACTGACCAAAGGCTTAGACCCTCCACAAAATCTGTCCCCAGAGATGATTCCTCCGTCTGACAGACAAAACATCAAACAG AACAACGCAGCTAACCTAGCAGCCGACTTCTCTGCCATCAAGGAGCTGGACTCACTGAGTAACGAGATTGTTGAACTACAAAG GGAGAAGAGCTCTGTGGAGGAGGAGatcaaggagaaggaggaggccATCCGACAGCGCAGCACCGAAGTGCAG GACCTTCAAGATGAGGTGGCAAAGGAAACCGAAGTATTGCAGCAACTTCAGACTCAGCGTCAGAAGGTTCAAGATGCTTTAGATGAGCTGGACCAACAGAAGGCCTCCCTGGAGGAGCAGCTCACTCACATTCGACAGCAGACCAACCAGGAGACCCAACTT ATCTCATCTCTGCAGTCAGAGCACGAGGAGCAGGAACAAAGGATATGTCAGTATGAGGAGGAGCTGGTCCAGGCCCGAGAGGAGCTTTTGGCTCTGCAGGAGGAGAGCCGGAAACTTCAGGAGAAGGTCCAGGCTGCCCAGGAGCAGCTCACTCCTCTTCAGGAGTCTGTGCGTGACTCTTTCACACAAGTTGCACAG GTCCAACAGAAACTGAACGACCTTCAGGTGGAGGAGCGATCGGTGACTGCTCAGCTCAGCTGGAAGAGAGCCCTTGAGGACAGCTCTCCTGTCATGGTCAATGGATCAGCAGGCCCCGCTGCAGAGCTCCACCATGGGGACCTCTTCCAGAGGGACCTCTTCCAGGAGGACCTTAAAGAACTGAGAGTGGAAGAGCATTCAGATTCAGAGGAGAGAGGTGGCGTgaatgagaaagaaaaggaagaggagaaggacgAAGAGAGTCCAAAAGCTGGGGAAgatgaaaagcagaaacatgATGCCTTGGATGATCTCTACACTGATATGTACAGTCTGTCGAGCCTTGCCAAGCCCTGGGAGAGCAATGTTAGG GAACGCAGCAGCCCTGCGCCTGGTGTCTTCTCTGAGGTTACAGAAGATGCAAAGGAGTCACCTAAGGAGACCCCACCGAAG GTTGCATCACCAGAGCCAGAGAGCAAACAGGAGCCTGCAGAGCCGACAGAAACAACCAGCTCCCCCTCTCCGCCTCAGCCTGGCCCTCGCTCCTTGCCACCACAGGGCAGCCCTCCCTCCCTGCCTGAGATGGATTTCTTCCATTCAGACCCTTTTACCGATC ATGATCCTTTCAAAGAAGATCCTTTTGGAAAAGCAGATGTTGGAGGTGCTGCTCAAA ATCCTTTTGGAGGAGATCCATTCAAAGGCTCAGACCCCTTTGCTGCAGACACTTTCTTCACACAAACCTCCAGCACCCCGTTTTCCTCAGAGGACCCTTTCTCTGCTTCAGCCGACCCCTTCGGTACCACTTCTGGCGTGCCGGAGCCAGACCTCTTTGCAGCCAAGGTGAACGATACAGCAGCCGTACCAGCGGGTCCGGATCCTTTCGCCTCCAAATCCACCAATCCAGCGGCAGCATCCAACGATCCGTTCAGCTCTAAAGGgaacaacacagctgattcagacCCGTTTGGAGGCAAAATGACCAGCACAAAGGAGGCAGACCCGTTTGGTTCTCAAGATGGAGACAAGGAtccttttagcagctccccgcCGAGCTCTGATCTGGCCGTG aAGGACACCGCAGCATCCAATGACCCTTTTGCTCCCGGTGGTACCGCGGTCAGTGCCTCCTCAGATGCAG ATCcgtttgctgctgtgtttggtaATGAGTCATTTGGAGGAGGCTTTGCAGATTTCAGTGCTTTGGCAAAG TCAAATGGTGCTGAGCAGTTTGGAGTCGACAGCAGGAACCTCTTCCAGGAAGAGAGCCAACCTGCCAGCTCTGATGTGCCCCCAGCCCTGCCGCCAAAAACGGGTACGCCTACCagacctcctcctccacctccag GTAAGAAATCATCCATCAATCGAACGGAGTCCTCCGACTCCTTCCATCGACGAGGAAACTTCATGCTACAGACTTCAGGAgacttctcctcctcttcctcctcctcctccctgcctGCAAAGGATCCTTTAGCCGACCCCTTCgccccctcctcccctcctcgCCGCAACGCACGGGAAGCTGATGGATTTGCCAGCTTTGACAAA TATCCAACCGAGGAAGACATGATAGAGTGGGCAAAGCGCGAGAGCGAGCGAGAGGAAAAGGAGCGACTCGCCAGGCTCACCCAGCAGGAGCAAGAAGACCTGGAGCTGGCCATCGCTCTCAGCAAGTCTGAACTCTCCTGA
- the eps15 gene encoding epidermal growth factor receptor substrate 15 isoform X2, translated as MASSLSLTQLSSGNPIYDKYYRQVDLTGSGRVAAADAALFLKRSGLADLVLGKIWDLADSERKGALNKQQFFIALRLVACAQNGLEVALKSLNVAVPPPKFHDSSSPLLAGGGAADLPWVVKPEEKMKFDSIFDSLGPVGGMLSGEKVKPVLLNSKLPVDILGRVWELSDIDRDGMLDRDEFSVAMYLVYRALEGEPVPMSLPPPLVPPSKRKKPSVPPVMPLLPSPPSVKDSRSSHAGSKTMPHPPKPTPAPAPVPAPAAAPVSTGSTSPWVVSPAEKAKFDELFNKTDADMDGLVSGPEVRDIFLKTGLPSATLARVWELCDIGDIGKLTREQFALALYLINLKLTKGLDPPQNLSPEMIPPSDRQNIKQNNAANLAADFSAIKELDSLSNEIVELQREKSSVEEEIKEKEEAIRQRSTEVQDLQDEVAKETEVLQQLQTQRQKVQDALDELDQQKASLEEQLTHIRQQTNQETQLISSLQSEHEEQEQRICQYEEELVQAREELLALQEESRKLQEKVQAAQEQLTPLQESVRDSFTQVAQVQQKLNDLQVEERSVTAQLSWKRALEDSSPVMVNGSAGPAAELHHGDLFQRDLFQEDLKELRVEEHSDSEERGGVNEKEKEEEKDEESPKAGEDEKQKHDALDDLYTDMYSLSSLAKPWESNVRERSSPAPGVFSEVTEDAKESPKETPPKVASPEPESKQEPAEPTETTSSPSPPQPGPRSLPPQGSPPSLPEMDFFHSDPFTDHDPFKEDPFGKADVGGAAQNPFGGDPFKGSDPFAADTFFTQTSSTPFSSEDPFSASADPFGTTSGVPEPDLFAAKVNDTAAVPAGPDPFASKSTNPAAASNDPFSSKGNNTADSDPFGGKMTSTKEADPFGSQDGDKDPFSSSPPSSDLAVKDTAASNDPFAPGGTAVSASSDADPFAAVFGNESFGGGFADFSALAKSNGAEQFGVDSRNLFQEESQPASSDVPPALPPKTGTPTRPPPPPPGKKSSINRTESSDSFHRRGNFMLQTSGDFSSSSSSSSLPAKDPLADPFAPSSPPRRNAREADGFASFDKYPTEEDMIEWAKRESEREEKERLARLTQQEQEDLELAIALSKSELS; from the exons ATGGCTTCCAGTCTGTCTCTTACTCAG CTCTCCAGTGGAAACCCCATCTATGACAAATACTATCGTCAG gttgATCTGACTGGCAGCGGGCGAGTGGCAGCAGCTGATGCAGCTCTGTTCCTAAAGAGGTCAGGTCTGGCTGACCTGGTCCTTGGGAAG ATCTGGGATTTGGCAGACTCTGAACGAAAGGGAGCACTCAACAAGCAG CAATTCTTCATAGCCCTGCGGCTGGTGGCTTGTGCTCAGAATGGCCTGGAGGTGGCGCTCAAGAGTCTTAATGTGGCTGTTCCTCCCCCGAAATTT CATGACAGCAGCAGCCCACTGTTAGCAGGAGGAGGGGCTGCTGACCTTCCCTGGGTTGTCAAG cCTGAGGAGAAGATGAAGTTCGATTCCATCTTTGACAGTCTTGGCCCAGTAGGAGGGATGCTGTCGGGAGAGAAGGTCAAGCCCGTCCTGCTTAACTCCAAATTGCCGGTGGACATCCTGGGCAGG GTGTGGGAGCTCAGTGACATAGACAGAGACGGCATGTTGGACAGAGATGAGTTTTCTGTG GCTATGTATCTGGTGTACAGAGCTCTAGAGGGGGAGCCTGTTCCCATGTCCCTACCGCCTCCCCTGGTGCCACCCTCCAAGAGGAAAAAACCTTCGGTGCCTCCCGTGATGCCCCTGTTACCCTCGCCCCCCTCTGTCAAAGACAGTCGCTCCTCCCACGCTGGCTCTAAGACTATGCCCCACCCTCCTAAACCCACCCCAGCTCCTGCCCCTGTCCCAGCACCAGCAGCTGCCCCTGTGAGTACAGgctccacctctcct TGGGTAGTATCGCCAGCAGAGAAGGCGAAATTCGACGAGCTGTTCAACAAGACGGACGCCGACATGGATGGCTTGGTGTCTGGCCCTGAAGTCAGAGATATATTCCTCAAGACCGGGCTGCCCTCCGCTACACTCGCACGGGTTTG GGAGCTCTGTGACATTGGAGACATAGGGAAACTGACGCGAGAGCAGTTCGCATTGGCGCTTTATCTAATTAATCTGAAACTGACCAAAGGCTTAGACCCTCCACAAAATCTGTCCCCAGAGATGATTCCTCCGTCTGACAGACAAAACATCAAACAG AACAACGCAGCTAACCTAGCAGCCGACTTCTCTGCCATCAAGGAGCTGGACTCACTGAGTAACGAGATTGTTGAACTACAAAG GGAGAAGAGCTCTGTGGAGGAGGAGatcaaggagaaggaggaggccATCCGACAGCGCAGCACCGAAGTGCAG GACCTTCAAGATGAGGTGGCAAAGGAAACCGAAGTATTGCAGCAACTTCAGACTCAGCGTCAGAAGGTTCAAGATGCTTTAGATGAGCTGGACCAACAGAAGGCCTCCCTGGAGGAGCAGCTCACTCACATTCGACAGCAGACCAACCAGGAGACCCAACTT ATCTCATCTCTGCAGTCAGAGCACGAGGAGCAGGAACAAAGGATATGTCAGTATGAGGAGGAGCTGGTCCAGGCCCGAGAGGAGCTTTTGGCTCTGCAGGAGGAGAGCCGGAAACTTCAGGAGAAGGTCCAGGCTGCCCAGGAGCAGCTCACTCCTCTTCAGGAGTCTGTGCGTGACTCTTTCACACAAGTTGCACAG GTCCAACAGAAACTGAACGACCTTCAGGTGGAGGAGCGATCGGTGACTGCTCAGCTCAGCTGGAAGAGAGCCCTTGAGGACAGCTCTCCTGTCATGGTCAATGGATCAGCAGGCCCCGCTGCAGAGCTCCACCATGGGGACCTCTTCCAGAGGGACCTCTTCCAGGAGGACCTTAAAGAACTGAGAGTGGAAGAGCATTCAGATTCAGAGGAGAGAGGTGGCGTgaatgagaaagaaaaggaagaggagaaggacgAAGAGAGTCCAAAAGCTGGGGAAgatgaaaagcagaaacatgATGCCTTGGATGATCTCTACACTGATATGTACAGTCTGTCGAGCCTTGCCAAGCCCTGGGAGAGCAATGTTAGG GAACGCAGCAGCCCTGCGCCTGGTGTCTTCTCTGAGGTTACAGAAGATGCAAAGGAGTCACCTAAGGAGACCCCACCGAAG GTTGCATCACCAGAGCCAGAGAGCAAACAGGAGCCTGCAGAGCCGACAGAAACAACCAGCTCCCCCTCTCCGCCTCAGCCTGGCCCTCGCTCCTTGCCACCACAGGGCAGCCCTCCCTCCCTGCCTGAGATGGATTTCTTCCATTCAGACCCTTTTACCGATC ATGATCCTTTCAAAGAAGATCCTTTTGGAAAAGCAGATGTTGGAGGTGCTGCTCAAA ATCCTTTTGGAGGAGATCCATTCAAAGGCTCAGACCCCTTTGCTGCAGACACTTTCTTCACACAAACCTCCAGCACCCCGTTTTCCTCAGAGGACCCTTTCTCTGCTTCAGCCGACCCCTTCGGTACCACTTCTGGCGTGCCGGAGCCAGACCTCTTTGCAGCCAAGGTGAACGATACAGCAGCCGTACCAGCGGGTCCGGATCCTTTCGCCTCCAAATCCACCAATCCAGCGGCAGCATCCAACGATCCGTTCAGCTCTAAAGGgaacaacacagctgattcagacCCGTTTGGAGGCAAAATGACCAGCACAAAGGAGGCAGACCCGTTTGGTTCTCAAGATGGAGACAAGGAtccttttagcagctccccgcCGAGCTCTGATCTGGCCGTG aAGGACACCGCAGCATCCAATGACCCTTTTGCTCCCGGTGGTACCGCGGTCAGTGCCTCCTCAGATGCAG ATCcgtttgctgctgtgtttggtaATGAGTCATTTGGAGGAGGCTTTGCAGATTTCAGTGCTTTGGCAAAG TCAAATGGTGCTGAGCAGTTTGGAGTCGACAGCAGGAACCTCTTCCAGGAAGAGAGCCAACCTGCCAGCTCTGATGTGCCCCCAGCCCTGCCGCCAAAAACGGGTACGCCTACCagacctcctcctccacctccag GTAAGAAATCATCCATCAATCGAACGGAGTCCTCCGACTCCTTCCATCGACGAGGAAACTTCATGCTACAGACTTCAGGAgacttctcctcctcttcctcctcctcctccctgcctGCAAAGGATCCTTTAGCCGACCCCTTCgccccctcctcccctcctcgCCGCAACGCACGGGAAGCTGATGGATTTGCCAGCTTTGACAAA TATCCAACCGAGGAAGACATGATAGAGTGGGCAAAGCGCGAGAGCGAGCGAGAGGAAAAGGAGCGACTCGCCAGGCTCACCCAGCAGGAGCAAGAAGACCTGGAGCTGGCCATCGCTCTCAGCAAGTCTGAACTCTCCTGA
- the eps15 gene encoding epidermal growth factor receptor substrate 15 isoform X5, translated as MASSLSLTQLSSGNPIYDKYYRQVDLTGSGRVAAADAALFLKRSGLADLVLGKIWDLADSERKGALNKQQFFIALRLVACAQNGLEVALKSLNVAVPPPKFHDSSSPLLAGGGAADLPWVVKPEEKMKFDSIFDSLGPVGGMLSGEKVKPVLLNSKLPVDILGRVWELSDIDRDGMLDRDEFSVAMYLVYRALEGEPVPMSLPPPLVPPSKRKKPSVPPVMPLLPSPPSVKDSRSSHAGSKTMPHPPKPTPAPAPVPAPAAAPWVVSPAEKAKFDELFNKTDADMDGLVSGPEVRDIFLKTGLPSATLARVWELCDIGDIGKLTREQFALALYLINLKLTKGLDPPQNLSPEMIPPSDRQNIKQNNAANLAADFSAIKELDSLSNEIVELQREKSSVEEEIKEKEEAIRQRSTEVQDLQDEVAKETEVLQQLQTQRQKVQDALDELDQQKASLEEQLTHIRQQTNQETQLISSLQSEHEEQEQRICQYEEELVQAREELLALQEESRKLQEKVQAAQEQLTPLQESVRDSFTQVAQVQQKLNDLQVEERSVTAQLSWKRALEDSSPVMVNGSAGPAAELHHGDLFQRDLFQEDLKELRVEEHSDSEERGGVNEKEKEEEKDEESPKAGEDEKQKHDALDDLYTDMYSLSSLAKPWESNVRQERSSPAPGVFSEVTEDAKESPKETPPKVASPEPESKQEPAEPTETTSSPSPPQPGPRSLPPQGSPPSLPEMDFFHSDPFTDHDPFKEDPFGKADVGGAAQNPFGGDPFKGSDPFAADTFFTQTSSTPFSSEDPFSASADPFGTTSGVPEPDLFAAKVNDTAAVPAGPDPFASKSTNPAAASNDPFSSKGNNTADSDPFGGKMTSTKEADPFGSQDGDKDPFSSSPPSSDLAVKDTAASNDPFAPGGTAVSASSDADPFAAVFGNESFGGGFADFSALAKSNGAEQFGVDSRNLFQEESQPASSDVPPALPPKTGTPTRPPPPPPGKKSSINRTESSDSFHRRGNFMLQTSGDFSSSSSSSSLPAKDPLADPFAPSSPPRRNAREADGFASFDKYPTEEDMIEWAKRESEREEKERLARLTQQEQEDLELAIALSKSELS; from the exons ATGGCTTCCAGTCTGTCTCTTACTCAG CTCTCCAGTGGAAACCCCATCTATGACAAATACTATCGTCAG gttgATCTGACTGGCAGCGGGCGAGTGGCAGCAGCTGATGCAGCTCTGTTCCTAAAGAGGTCAGGTCTGGCTGACCTGGTCCTTGGGAAG ATCTGGGATTTGGCAGACTCTGAACGAAAGGGAGCACTCAACAAGCAG CAATTCTTCATAGCCCTGCGGCTGGTGGCTTGTGCTCAGAATGGCCTGGAGGTGGCGCTCAAGAGTCTTAATGTGGCTGTTCCTCCCCCGAAATTT CATGACAGCAGCAGCCCACTGTTAGCAGGAGGAGGGGCTGCTGACCTTCCCTGGGTTGTCAAG cCTGAGGAGAAGATGAAGTTCGATTCCATCTTTGACAGTCTTGGCCCAGTAGGAGGGATGCTGTCGGGAGAGAAGGTCAAGCCCGTCCTGCTTAACTCCAAATTGCCGGTGGACATCCTGGGCAGG GTGTGGGAGCTCAGTGACATAGACAGAGACGGCATGTTGGACAGAGATGAGTTTTCTGTG GCTATGTATCTGGTGTACAGAGCTCTAGAGGGGGAGCCTGTTCCCATGTCCCTACCGCCTCCCCTGGTGCCACCCTCCAAGAGGAAAAAACCTTCGGTGCCTCCCGTGATGCCCCTGTTACCCTCGCCCCCCTCTGTCAAAGACAGTCGCTCCTCCCACGCTGGCTCTAAGACTATGCCCCACCCTCCTAAACCCACCCCAGCTCCTGCCCCTGTCCCAGCACCAGCAGCTGCCCCT TGGGTAGTATCGCCAGCAGAGAAGGCGAAATTCGACGAGCTGTTCAACAAGACGGACGCCGACATGGATGGCTTGGTGTCTGGCCCTGAAGTCAGAGATATATTCCTCAAGACCGGGCTGCCCTCCGCTACACTCGCACGGGTTTG GGAGCTCTGTGACATTGGAGACATAGGGAAACTGACGCGAGAGCAGTTCGCATTGGCGCTTTATCTAATTAATCTGAAACTGACCAAAGGCTTAGACCCTCCACAAAATCTGTCCCCAGAGATGATTCCTCCGTCTGACAGACAAAACATCAAACAG AACAACGCAGCTAACCTAGCAGCCGACTTCTCTGCCATCAAGGAGCTGGACTCACTGAGTAACGAGATTGTTGAACTACAAAG GGAGAAGAGCTCTGTGGAGGAGGAGatcaaggagaaggaggaggccATCCGACAGCGCAGCACCGAAGTGCAG GACCTTCAAGATGAGGTGGCAAAGGAAACCGAAGTATTGCAGCAACTTCAGACTCAGCGTCAGAAGGTTCAAGATGCTTTAGATGAGCTGGACCAACAGAAGGCCTCCCTGGAGGAGCAGCTCACTCACATTCGACAGCAGACCAACCAGGAGACCCAACTT ATCTCATCTCTGCAGTCAGAGCACGAGGAGCAGGAACAAAGGATATGTCAGTATGAGGAGGAGCTGGTCCAGGCCCGAGAGGAGCTTTTGGCTCTGCAGGAGGAGAGCCGGAAACTTCAGGAGAAGGTCCAGGCTGCCCAGGAGCAGCTCACTCCTCTTCAGGAGTCTGTGCGTGACTCTTTCACACAAGTTGCACAG GTCCAACAGAAACTGAACGACCTTCAGGTGGAGGAGCGATCGGTGACTGCTCAGCTCAGCTGGAAGAGAGCCCTTGAGGACAGCTCTCCTGTCATGGTCAATGGATCAGCAGGCCCCGCTGCAGAGCTCCACCATGGGGACCTCTTCCAGAGGGACCTCTTCCAGGAGGACCTTAAAGAACTGAGAGTGGAAGAGCATTCAGATTCAGAGGAGAGAGGTGGCGTgaatgagaaagaaaaggaagaggagaaggacgAAGAGAGTCCAAAAGCTGGGGAAgatgaaaagcagaaacatgATGCCTTGGATGATCTCTACACTGATATGTACAGTCTGTCGAGCCTTGCCAAGCCCTGGGAGAGCAATGTTAGG CAGGAACGCAGCAGCCCTGCGCCTGGTGTCTTCTCTGAGGTTACAGAAGATGCAAAGGAGTCACCTAAGGAGACCCCACCGAAG GTTGCATCACCAGAGCCAGAGAGCAAACAGGAGCCTGCAGAGCCGACAGAAACAACCAGCTCCCCCTCTCCGCCTCAGCCTGGCCCTCGCTCCTTGCCACCACAGGGCAGCCCTCCCTCCCTGCCTGAGATGGATTTCTTCCATTCAGACCCTTTTACCGATC ATGATCCTTTCAAAGAAGATCCTTTTGGAAAAGCAGATGTTGGAGGTGCTGCTCAAA ATCCTTTTGGAGGAGATCCATTCAAAGGCTCAGACCCCTTTGCTGCAGACACTTTCTTCACACAAACCTCCAGCACCCCGTTTTCCTCAGAGGACCCTTTCTCTGCTTCAGCCGACCCCTTCGGTACCACTTCTGGCGTGCCGGAGCCAGACCTCTTTGCAGCCAAGGTGAACGATACAGCAGCCGTACCAGCGGGTCCGGATCCTTTCGCCTCCAAATCCACCAATCCAGCGGCAGCATCCAACGATCCGTTCAGCTCTAAAGGgaacaacacagctgattcagacCCGTTTGGAGGCAAAATGACCAGCACAAAGGAGGCAGACCCGTTTGGTTCTCAAGATGGAGACAAGGAtccttttagcagctccccgcCGAGCTCTGATCTGGCCGTG aAGGACACCGCAGCATCCAATGACCCTTTTGCTCCCGGTGGTACCGCGGTCAGTGCCTCCTCAGATGCAG ATCcgtttgctgctgtgtttggtaATGAGTCATTTGGAGGAGGCTTTGCAGATTTCAGTGCTTTGGCAAAG TCAAATGGTGCTGAGCAGTTTGGAGTCGACAGCAGGAACCTCTTCCAGGAAGAGAGCCAACCTGCCAGCTCTGATGTGCCCCCAGCCCTGCCGCCAAAAACGGGTACGCCTACCagacctcctcctccacctccag GTAAGAAATCATCCATCAATCGAACGGAGTCCTCCGACTCCTTCCATCGACGAGGAAACTTCATGCTACAGACTTCAGGAgacttctcctcctcttcctcctcctcctccctgcctGCAAAGGATCCTTTAGCCGACCCCTTCgccccctcctcccctcctcgCCGCAACGCACGGGAAGCTGATGGATTTGCCAGCTTTGACAAA TATCCAACCGAGGAAGACATGATAGAGTGGGCAAAGCGCGAGAGCGAGCGAGAGGAAAAGGAGCGACTCGCCAGGCTCACCCAGCAGGAGCAAGAAGACCTGGAGCTGGCCATCGCTCTCAGCAAGTCTGAACTCTCCTGA